In Janibacter alkaliphilus, the following proteins share a genomic window:
- a CDS encoding 3-methyladenine DNA glycosylase, which yields MTERLPRTDWQQRARAHEEAVDALTAGHRERRSRGQTHEVEDFLFTYYPHRPGRLRRWHPGPDVILEDADDEYADRSGYVVAEDGSATVDVPAVVERRGRTLTFVQSLLRATLDRPAHLGCFGMHEWAMVYRLQPGEQRHEDLPLRLSQAETDRVVEGHQVRCSHYDAYRFFTAPARPRNTLSPTRESQVAMEQPGCLHAGMDLYKWAFKLSPLVPSTLTLDAFRLARETRTLDMQASPYDVTGLGLDPVPVETAAGKAEHLQRQRDLAARSNALRRRMLDVLGPLTPDQATLSPAAHPRPDR from the coding sequence ATGACCGAGCGCCTCCCCCGCACCGACTGGCAGCAGCGGGCGCGGGCGCACGAGGAGGCGGTGGACGCGCTCACCGCGGGCCACCGCGAGCGCCGGTCCCGCGGCCAGACCCACGAGGTCGAGGACTTCCTCTTCACCTACTACCCGCACCGACCCGGCCGCCTGCGCCGCTGGCACCCCGGCCCGGACGTGATCCTCGAGGACGCCGACGACGAGTACGCCGACCGGAGCGGCTACGTCGTCGCCGAGGACGGATCGGCCACCGTCGACGTCCCCGCCGTGGTCGAGCGAAGGGGGCGCACCCTCACCTTCGTGCAGAGCCTGCTGCGGGCGACCCTGGACCGACCGGCGCACCTGGGCTGCTTCGGGATGCACGAGTGGGCCATGGTCTACCGGCTGCAGCCCGGCGAGCAGCGCCACGAGGACCTGCCGCTGCGGCTCAGCCAGGCCGAGACCGACCGGGTCGTCGAGGGGCACCAGGTCCGCTGCAGCCACTACGACGCCTACCGTTTCTTCACCGCACCGGCGCGGCCGCGCAACACCCTCTCCCCGACCCGGGAGAGCCAGGTCGCCATGGAGCAGCCGGGTTGCCTGCACGCCGGGATGGACCTCTACAAGTGGGCCTTCAAGCTGAGCCCGCTGGTCCCCTCGACGCTGACCCTGGACGCCTTCCGGCTGGCCCGCGAGACCCGCACCCTAGACATGCAGGCCTCGCCCTACGACGTCACCGGCCTCGGCCTGGACCCGGTGCCGGTGGAGACCGCCGCCGGCAAGGCCGAGCACCTGCAGCGGCAGCGCGACCTCGCCGCGCGCAGCAACGCGCTGCGGCGCCGGATGCTCGACGTGCTCGGCCCGCTCACGCCCGACCAGGCGACGCTCAGCCCGGCTGCCCACCCCCGTCCGGATCGGTGA
- the leuC gene encoding 3-isopropylmalate dehydratase large subunit has protein sequence MAKTLAEKVWDAHVVHRAEGEPDLLYIDLHLLHEVTSPQAFEGLRLAGRPVRRPDLTLATEDHNVPTTPGPISDPVSRTQVETLRDNCAEFGVRIFPMGDAEQGIVHVVGPQLGLTQPGTTVVCGDSHTSTHGAFGALAFGIGTSEVEHVMATQTLSLKPFKTMAITVTGEHQPGVTAKDIILAVIAKIGTGGGQGYVLEYRGEAIEALSMESRMTICNMSIEAGARAGMIAPDQTTFDYLEGRDHAPKGADWDAAVTAWRELRTDEGATFDAEVEIDASTLTPFVTWGTNPGQGSPLGDAVPDPEAMADESDRVAARNALEYMGLTAGTPLREVAVDTVFVGSCTNGRIEDLRAAADVIKGHQVAEGVRMLVVPGSARVRVQAEQEGLDQVFTAAGAEWRLPGCSMCLGMNPDTLSPGERSASTSNRNFEGRQGKGGRTHLVSPLVAAATAVRGTLASPADLGPADAPAAPTGTPALERI, from the coding sequence ATGGCGAAGACGCTGGCAGAGAAGGTGTGGGACGCCCACGTGGTGCACCGTGCGGAGGGCGAGCCCGACCTGCTCTACATCGACCTCCACCTGCTGCACGAGGTGACCAGCCCGCAGGCCTTCGAGGGGCTCCGCCTGGCCGGTCGTCCGGTGCGCCGACCGGACCTCACCCTGGCGACCGAGGACCACAACGTCCCGACCACGCCGGGTCCGATCAGCGACCCGGTCAGCCGCACCCAGGTCGAGACCCTGCGGGACAACTGCGCCGAGTTCGGCGTGCGGATCTTCCCCATGGGTGACGCCGAGCAGGGCATCGTCCACGTCGTCGGCCCGCAGCTCGGCCTCACCCAGCCCGGGACCACCGTCGTCTGCGGCGACAGCCACACCTCCACCCACGGGGCCTTCGGCGCGCTCGCCTTCGGGATCGGGACCAGCGAGGTGGAGCACGTCATGGCCACCCAGACGCTCTCCCTCAAGCCCTTCAAGACCATGGCGATCACCGTCACGGGCGAGCATCAGCCCGGCGTGACCGCCAAGGACATCATCCTCGCGGTCATCGCCAAGATCGGCACCGGCGGCGGTCAGGGCTACGTGCTCGAGTACCGCGGCGAGGCCATCGAGGCGCTGTCGATGGAGTCGCGGATGACGATCTGCAACATGTCCATCGAGGCCGGCGCCCGGGCCGGGATGATCGCTCCCGACCAGACCACCTTCGACTACCTCGAGGGCCGGGACCACGCGCCGAAGGGGGCCGACTGGGACGCTGCCGTGACCGCCTGGCGCGAGCTGCGCACCGACGAGGGCGCCACCTTCGACGCCGAGGTCGAGATCGACGCGAGCACGCTGACCCCCTTCGTCACCTGGGGCACCAACCCCGGCCAGGGCTCGCCGCTGGGGGATGCCGTGCCCGACCCCGAGGCGATGGCCGACGAGAGCGACCGCGTCGCTGCGCGCAACGCGCTGGAGTACATGGGCCTGACCGCGGGCACCCCGCTGCGCGAGGTCGCCGTGGACACCGTCTTCGTCGGCTCGTGCACCAACGGTCGGATCGAGGACCTGCGCGCCGCCGCCGACGTCATCAAGGGGCACCAGGTCGCCGAGGGTGTCCGGATGCTCGTCGTCCCCGGCTCGGCCCGGGTGCGCGTGCAGGCCGAGCAGGAGGGCCTGGACCAGGTCTTCACCGCCGCCGGCGCCGAGTGGCGCCTGCCCGGCTGCTCGATGTGCCTGGGGATGAACCCGGACACGCTCAGCCCGGGGGAGCGCAGCGCGTCGACCTCCAACCGCAACTTCGAGGGCCGCCAGGGCAAGGGCGGGCGGACCCACCTGGTCAGCCCGCTGGTCGCCGCCGCCACCGCGGTGCGCGGCACCCTGGCCAGCCCGGCCGACCTGGGCCCGGCCGACGCCCCGGCCGCACCGACGGGCACCCCTGCGCTGGAGAGGATCTGA
- a CDS encoding fumarylacetoacetate hydrolase family protein, with protein MRIARYTTGEDPVYGLVDGAGEKIAEVTGDPLYQRIELTGETAAVEDVRLLAPVIPRSKVIGIGRNYRDHAAEMGNEPPAEPMMFLVPNTAVVGPSDPVVLPGWAGEVHYEGELAVVIGRMAKDITPDDVSKVVFGYTCANDVSARELQRGDGQWARAKGMDTFCPLGPWIETDLDPAACRIVTRRDGEVVQDGTTADMVHDVAALVSHASRAFTLLPGDVILTGTPAGVGPVTAGQRVDVEIDEIGTLTNPFVSDTP; from the coding sequence ATGCGCATCGCGAGGTACACCACCGGAGAAGATCCCGTCTACGGCCTCGTCGACGGGGCCGGGGAGAAGATCGCCGAGGTCACCGGCGACCCGCTCTACCAGCGGATCGAGCTGACCGGGGAGACCGCGGCCGTGGAGGACGTGCGGCTGCTCGCGCCGGTCATCCCGCGCAGCAAGGTCATCGGGATCGGCCGCAACTACCGCGACCACGCCGCCGAGATGGGCAACGAGCCGCCGGCCGAGCCGATGATGTTCCTCGTCCCGAACACCGCGGTCGTCGGCCCGAGCGACCCGGTCGTGCTGCCGGGCTGGGCCGGCGAGGTGCACTACGAGGGCGAGCTCGCGGTCGTCATCGGGCGGATGGCCAAGGACATCACGCCTGATGACGTCAGCAAGGTCGTCTTCGGCTACACCTGCGCCAACGACGTCTCGGCCCGCGAGCTGCAGCGCGGCGACGGGCAGTGGGCCCGGGCGAAGGGGATGGACACCTTCTGCCCGCTGGGCCCGTGGATCGAGACCGACCTCGACCCGGCCGCCTGCCGGATCGTCACCCGCCGCGACGGCGAGGTGGTCCAGGACGGCACCACCGCCGACATGGTGCACGACGTGGCCGCCCTGGTCTCGCACGCCAGCCGCGCCTTCACCCTGCTGCCCGGCGACGTCATCCTCACCGGCACCCCGGCCGGCGTCGGCCCGGTGACCGCGGGGCAGCGCGTCGACGTCGAGATCGACGAGATCGGCACCCTCACCAACCCCTTCGTCTCCGACACCCCCTGA
- a CDS encoding WXG100 family type VII secretion target, translated as MSLTHGAHAERLKGIAGQLRVQSRRTVAVRESGSGRLGVLQGAWEGEDLESFARRWQVSARALDECAERLESAAALMLEEADQQVAASDGAEGGTQGLGITMGIGPGAPTGPSGIAPAGPSGPAPTGPPDDGESEGSTFDEDIRGTEGKPEDKDLWYLAHHSYGPDNGLYEDDLFYDEQPDLPEGYEVVDPVEELGINPELLSDEHGMQAEVYRTPDGGYVVAYRGSDQGFDWWTNARQGAVGGGAAYEDAMELAVAVDDASGGNVTFTGHSLGGGQAAAAAMATGQPAVTFDAAGVHETTAAQAAEMRGDGSTQESVLAETSEGQIRTYRMDTDILTETAEDDGLLGGAIPDAQGTPITLDTPQSDQGDAVAGTGAVVGGVVGGVAGLFDGDLGDVADDVGTGAEVGRDVGVGAWGHHWDPMTEAMEERYPD; from the coding sequence ATGTCGCTGACGCACGGTGCGCATGCCGAGAGGTTGAAGGGGATCGCGGGGCAGCTGCGGGTGCAGTCGCGTCGGACGGTGGCGGTGCGGGAGTCCGGGTCCGGGCGGCTGGGGGTGCTGCAGGGGGCCTGGGAAGGTGAGGATCTGGAGTCCTTCGCGCGGCGGTGGCAGGTCTCGGCGCGGGCGCTGGACGAGTGCGCGGAGCGGCTGGAGTCGGCGGCGGCGCTGATGCTGGAGGAGGCCGACCAGCAGGTCGCGGCGAGCGATGGTGCGGAGGGCGGCACCCAGGGGCTGGGGATCACCATGGGCATCGGCCCGGGCGCGCCGACCGGCCCCTCCGGCATCGCTCCGGCCGGGCCGTCAGGTCCGGCGCCGACCGGCCCGCCGGACGACGGCGAGAGCGAGGGTTCGACCTTCGACGAGGACATCCGTGGCACCGAGGGGAAGCCCGAGGACAAGGACCTCTGGTACCTCGCGCACCACTCCTACGGACCGGACAACGGGCTCTACGAGGACGACCTCTTCTATGACGAGCAGCCGGACCTGCCTGAGGGGTACGAGGTCGTCGACCCGGTCGAGGAGCTGGGCATCAATCCCGAGCTGCTCTCCGACGAGCACGGCATGCAGGCGGAGGTGTACCGCACCCCGGACGGTGGCTATGTCGTGGCCTACCGCGGCAGCGACCAGGGCTTCGACTGGTGGACGAATGCCCGTCAGGGTGCCGTCGGCGGAGGCGCCGCCTACGAGGACGCCATGGAGCTCGCGGTCGCCGTGGACGACGCCAGCGGCGGCAACGTCACCTTCACCGGGCACAGCCTGGGTGGTGGCCAGGCTGCGGCTGCCGCGATGGCGACCGGGCAGCCAGCCGTGACCTTCGATGCTGCCGGGGTCCACGAGACGACCGCAGCGCAGGCGGCCGAGATGCGCGGCGACGGGTCCACCCAAGAGTCCGTGCTGGCGGAGACGTCCGAAGGGCAGATCCGCACCTACCGCATGGACACGGACATCCTCACCGAGACCGCCGAGGACGACGGTCTGCTCGGCGGCGCCATCCCGGACGCGCAGGGCACACCGATCACGTTGGACACCCCGCAGAGCGACCAGGGCGACGCCGTGGCCGGCACTGGCGCGGTGGTCGGTGGAGTCGTCGGGGGAGTGGCCGGTCTCTTCGACGGCGACCTCGGAGACGTCGCGGACGACGTGGGCACGGGAGCTGAGGTGGGTCGTGACGTCGGCGTCGGCGCGTGGGGCCATCACTGGGACCCGATGACCGAGGCGATGGAGGAGCGCTACCCGGACTGA
- a CDS encoding IclR family transcriptional regulator → MDNGSGVGVLDKAAVVLGALEAGPSTLAQLVAATGLARPTAHRLAVALEHHRLVGRDMQGRFVLGPRLGELAASAGEDRLLVAATPVLGALRDHTNESAQLFRRQGEHRVCVSAAERPVGLRDSIPVGATLSMMAGSAAQVLLAWEEPDRLHRGLQGAAFSATMLSGVRRRGWAQSVGEREAGVASVSAPVRSPSGRVIAAVSISGPIERLSRQPGRLHAATVIAGANKLTEVLERHAQAAEDADRDTE, encoded by the coding sequence ATGGACAACGGGAGTGGAGTCGGCGTCCTCGACAAGGCCGCCGTCGTGCTGGGGGCGCTCGAGGCTGGTCCGTCGACCTTGGCACAGCTGGTCGCCGCGACGGGCCTGGCGCGACCGACGGCGCACCGCCTGGCGGTGGCGCTGGAGCATCATCGGCTGGTCGGACGGGACATGCAGGGGCGCTTCGTGCTCGGGCCGCGGCTCGGTGAGCTGGCGGCCTCGGCCGGGGAGGACCGGCTGCTCGTCGCGGCCACCCCGGTGCTGGGGGCGCTGCGCGACCACACCAACGAGTCGGCCCAGCTCTTCCGCCGGCAGGGCGAGCACCGGGTGTGCGTCTCGGCCGCGGAACGACCCGTGGGTCTGCGCGACTCGATCCCGGTCGGCGCGACGCTGTCGATGATGGCGGGCTCGGCCGCGCAGGTGCTGCTGGCCTGGGAGGAGCCCGACCGGCTGCACCGCGGCCTGCAGGGCGCCGCCTTCTCGGCGACGATGCTCTCCGGGGTCCGGCGGCGCGGCTGGGCGCAGAGCGTCGGCGAGCGCGAGGCAGGCGTAGCCTCGGTCAGCGCGCCGGTGCGCTCCCCCTCCGGGCGGGTGATCGCCGCGGTGTCGATCTCCGGACCGATCGAGCGGCTCTCCCGGCAGCCGGGCCGGCTGCACGCGGCCACGGTGATCGCCGGCGCGAACAAGCTCACCGAGGTGCTCGAGCGGCACGCGCAGGCGGCCGAGGACGCCGACCGCGACACCGAGTAG
- a CDS encoding PucR family transcriptional regulator translates to MADLQDLVDEASLLLEGPVTLEDRRFRLLAFAAHPGATDPVRVETILGKGAGPQVRAWFEGFGIARATGPVPVPGDPERGIGPRLCLPARGRGVVQGYLWVIGEGSRYAPERVAAAMHLADEAGEQLARQVSRRRATERLLHELLDAGPAERSAGARALADDLAVAPGSRAVVAVLGAAPGQRLSAESLRGAGGLPRRAAVGDAEGDVVLLLPLVGGAGADDPLGEARSLVERALGQLEKEDPGRTVVAGVGQVVPLAEAGDSWTQARAALRVVRPEAPAGRSGPAATRVHAWDELGVRRMLGGSHADALAEAARTPAVRALLAADPELVRTARVYLDRAGSVAATAGELDLHRQSVYHRLGRIEQITGLDLADGRHRLELHLGLLVTDPDGGGQPG, encoded by the coding sequence ATGGCAGATCTGCAGGACCTCGTCGACGAGGCGTCGCTGCTGCTGGAGGGGCCGGTGACCCTGGAGGACCGCCGCTTCCGGCTGCTCGCCTTCGCCGCTCATCCCGGGGCGACCGACCCGGTGCGGGTGGAGACGATCCTCGGGAAGGGCGCCGGCCCCCAGGTGCGCGCCTGGTTCGAGGGCTTCGGGATCGCCCGGGCCACCGGGCCGGTGCCGGTGCCGGGCGACCCGGAGCGGGGGATCGGGCCGCGGCTGTGCCTGCCCGCGCGCGGCCGCGGGGTGGTCCAGGGGTACCTGTGGGTGATCGGCGAGGGCTCGCGCTACGCGCCCGAGCGGGTGGCCGCGGCGATGCACCTCGCCGACGAGGCGGGGGAGCAGCTGGCGCGGCAGGTCAGCCGGCGCCGGGCCACCGAGCGGCTGCTGCACGAGCTGCTCGACGCGGGCCCTGCGGAGCGGTCGGCCGGGGCGCGGGCGCTGGCCGACGACCTCGCGGTCGCGCCGGGCTCGCGCGCGGTGGTGGCCGTGCTGGGGGCCGCCCCGGGCCAGCGGCTGTCGGCGGAGAGCCTGCGCGGCGCGGGCGGGCTGCCGCGCCGGGCGGCCGTGGGTGATGCCGAGGGCGACGTCGTGCTGCTGCTGCCGCTCGTCGGTGGTGCCGGGGCCGATGACCCGCTGGGGGAGGCTCGCTCCCTCGTCGAGCGGGCGCTCGGGCAGCTGGAGAAGGAGGACCCCGGGCGCACCGTGGTCGCCGGGGTGGGGCAGGTGGTGCCGCTGGCCGAGGCCGGGGACTCGTGGACCCAGGCCCGGGCCGCCCTTCGCGTGGTGCGGCCGGAGGCCCCGGCCGGGCGCTCGGGGCCGGCGGCGACGCGGGTGCACGCCTGGGACGAGCTCGGGGTGCGACGGATGCTCGGCGGCTCGCACGCCGACGCGCTCGCCGAGGCGGCGCGGACCCCGGCGGTCCGGGCGCTGCTCGCGGCCGACCCGGAGCTGGTGCGCACGGCCAGGGTCTACCTCGACCGCGCCGGGTCGGTCGCGGCCACCGCGGGCGAGCTGGACCTGCACCGGCAGAGCGTCTACCACCGGCTGGGGCGGATCGAGCAGATCACCGGGCTGGACCTGGCCGACGGCCGCCACCGCCTGGAGCTGCACCTGGGGCTGCTGGTCACCGATCCGGACGGGGGTGGGCAGCCGGGCTGA
- a CDS encoding DUF4328 domain-containing protein: protein MDPPAPPPQPTLAPTGPSPTARPLPPWWPRLAAGLQLLLAVVAALSAITVIACLVLWLGAQRIESGASRDALLPRLGEIVTVLGILLTTLAAVTSVAAFALWLYLASASDRVDWYARYWPGWALLAWVLPWVNLVLPALVVLDLDRRSRRPGAAGARRPVQWWWATWVALWPAAGVMAASWGAVDPWATPLTWAETVRPAALATAALYVLYAACALLARHIVVRLTAAVLSGAGAGAGAGSAPGPRPGAGDGMRPTDREATSIEEP from the coding sequence ATGGACCCACCGGCCCCACCGCCGCAGCCGACCCTCGCGCCCACCGGCCCGTCACCCACCGCGCGCCCGCTGCCGCCGTGGTGGCCGCGCCTGGCCGCAGGGCTTCAGCTCCTCCTGGCGGTCGTGGCCGCGCTCTCCGCCATCACGGTGATCGCCTGCCTCGTCCTCTGGCTCGGCGCGCAGCGGATCGAGTCCGGCGCCAGCCGAGACGCGCTGCTGCCGCGGCTCGGTGAGATCGTCACCGTCCTCGGGATCCTGCTCACGACCCTCGCCGCGGTCACGTCGGTGGCGGCCTTCGCGCTCTGGCTGTACCTGGCCAGCGCCTCGGACCGGGTCGACTGGTACGCCCGCTACTGGCCCGGCTGGGCGCTCCTGGCCTGGGTGCTGCCGTGGGTCAACCTCGTCCTGCCCGCGCTCGTCGTGCTCGACCTGGACCGCAGGTCGCGACGCCCCGGAGCTGCAGGCGCCCGACGGCCCGTGCAGTGGTGGTGGGCCACCTGGGTCGCCCTGTGGCCCGCCGCCGGCGTCATGGCCGCGAGCTGGGGGGCGGTGGATCCCTGGGCCACCCCGCTGACCTGGGCGGAGACGGTGCGCCCGGCCGCGCTGGCCACGGCGGCCCTCTACGTCCTCTACGCCGCCTGCGCCCTGCTGGCCCGGCACATCGTCGTGCGCCTGACCGCTGCCGTGCTCTCCGGAGCCGGAGCCGGAGCGGGAGCGGGATCCGCCCCCGGGCCCCGCCCCGGCGCCGGCGACGGGATGCGGCCCACGGACAGGGAGGCGACTAGCATCGAGGAACCATGA
- the gltX gene encoding glutamate--tRNA ligase produces the protein MSTPSATDGAAAAEATLPDQMPESTVGGPDATPRLRVAPSPTGDPHVGTAYMALFNLAFVRQQGGRFVLRVEDTDRARFDATSEQQLYDTLTWLGLTWDEGPDIGGPHAPYRQSERLETYRPYVERLIADGHAYYCWCSSERLAAMRERQQKLKQPTGYDRLCYGKTKEERAELDGFSETPVVRMLVPDDAPTTFEDVIRGTVSAPLPDDQVILKADGFPTYHLAVVVDDHEMGITHVVRGEEWISSTPKHVLLYRWLGLEPPAFAHMPLLRNENKSKISKRKNPWARLTWFEEQGYLPEALVNFLGLLAYPPAKGEDGQDVEQFTFADFSADFDWGKVNTVGPIFDLKKLEWLNGAWIRDLDLDDLTSRLLPYLQRAGVLGESPSMGEIARLRSVTELIQTRMALLTEAPALVHPFFVDDEELEIAEDARSGLKESAPEVLDAGIAALDALALPAGVLGENREGNEWTTERIEAALREAIVDGLGIKPRLAFGPLRTAVSGQRISPPLFESMEILGKHATLARLRRLRAEL, from the coding sequence ATGAGCACCCCCTCCGCGACCGACGGCGCCGCTGCCGCCGAGGCCACCCTCCCTGACCAGATGCCCGAGTCGACCGTCGGCGGTCCGGACGCCACGCCGCGGCTGCGGGTGGCCCCCTCGCCGACCGGGGACCCGCACGTCGGCACCGCCTACATGGCGCTCTTCAACCTCGCCTTCGTGCGCCAGCAGGGCGGCCGGTTCGTGCTGCGGGTCGAGGACACCGACCGGGCCCGCTTCGACGCGACCAGCGAGCAGCAGCTCTACGACACCCTGACCTGGCTGGGGCTCACCTGGGACGAGGGCCCGGACATCGGCGGCCCGCACGCCCCGTACCGCCAGAGCGAGCGGCTGGAGACCTACCGCCCCTACGTCGAGCGGCTCATCGCCGACGGTCACGCCTACTACTGCTGGTGCTCCTCGGAGCGGCTGGCCGCGATGCGCGAGCGCCAGCAGAAGCTCAAGCAGCCCACCGGCTACGACCGGCTCTGCTACGGCAAGACGAAGGAGGAGCGGGCCGAGCTCGACGGCTTCTCCGAGACCCCGGTGGTGCGGATGCTCGTCCCCGACGACGCGCCGACCACCTTCGAGGACGTCATCCGCGGCACCGTCTCCGCACCGCTGCCGGACGACCAGGTCATCCTCAAGGCCGACGGATTCCCCACCTACCACCTGGCGGTCGTCGTCGACGACCACGAGATGGGCATCACCCACGTCGTCCGCGGCGAGGAGTGGATCTCCTCCACCCCCAAGCACGTGCTGCTCTACCGCTGGCTCGGTCTGGAGCCGCCGGCCTTCGCGCACATGCCGCTGCTGCGCAACGAGAACAAGTCGAAGATCTCCAAGCGCAAGAACCCGTGGGCGCGGCTGACCTGGTTCGAGGAGCAGGGGTACCTGCCGGAGGCGTTGGTCAACTTCCTCGGCCTGCTGGCCTACCCGCCGGCGAAGGGGGAGGACGGCCAGGACGTCGAGCAGTTCACCTTCGCCGACTTCTCGGCCGACTTCGACTGGGGCAAGGTCAACACCGTCGGCCCGATCTTCGACCTCAAGAAGCTCGAGTGGCTCAACGGGGCCTGGATCCGCGACCTCGACCTCGACGACCTGACCTCCCGCCTGCTGCCCTACCTGCAGCGGGCCGGCGTGCTGGGGGAGAGCCCGAGCATGGGGGAGATCGCCCGGCTGCGCTCGGTCACCGAGCTCATCCAGACTCGGATGGCGCTGCTCACCGAGGCCCCGGCGCTGGTGCACCCCTTCTTCGTCGACGACGAGGAGCTGGAGATCGCCGAGGACGCCCGCAGCGGCCTGAAGGAGTCGGCTCCCGAGGTGCTCGACGCCGGGATCGCGGCGCTGGACGCGCTGGCCCTGCCGGCCGGGGTGCTCGGCGAGAACCGCGAGGGCAACGAGTGGACCACCGAGCGGATCGAGGCCGCCCTGCGCGAGGCGATCGTCGACGGTCTGGGGATCAAGCCGCGCCTGGCCTTCGGGCCGCTGCGCACCGCCGTCTCCGGGCAGCGGATCAGCCCGCCGCTCTTCGAGTCCATGGAGATCCTCGGCAAGCACGCCACGCTGGCCCGCCTGCGGCGGCTGCGCGCCGAGCTCTGA
- a CDS encoding HU family DNA-binding protein, with the protein MNKGDLIKSLEETLGSRKAATEALEAVLDAIVREVARGGHVAITGFGTFEQAARAARTGRNPRTGEEVKIPEAIVPRFKAGTSFKAYVANPASLPKEARAVARAAAGTVSSATRAAAEVAATVGSGGRAATPSTAASSTKTAGTSAAAPGDTPSTAKKAPAKKSSSGGAAKTSSTAKKSSSGGAAKKSSTAKKASSGGAAKKSSTAKTSSAKKASSGGAAKKSSTAKTSSAKKAGSGGAAKKSSTAKTSSAKKASSGGAAKKSTAKKSTAKKSMAKKS; encoded by the coding sequence GTGAACAAGGGAGATCTGATCAAGTCGCTGGAGGAGACCCTCGGCAGCCGCAAGGCCGCGACCGAGGCCCTCGAGGCGGTGCTCGACGCGATCGTGCGCGAGGTGGCCAGAGGGGGTCACGTGGCCATCACCGGCTTCGGCACCTTCGAGCAGGCCGCTCGCGCCGCCCGTACCGGACGCAATCCACGGACGGGCGAAGAGGTGAAGATCCCGGAGGCGATCGTCCCGCGCTTCAAGGCCGGCACCTCCTTCAAGGCGTACGTGGCCAACCCGGCCTCGCTGCCCAAGGAGGCCCGTGCGGTCGCTCGCGCTGCCGCTGGCACCGTGAGCAGCGCGACCCGCGCCGCCGCCGAGGTCGCCGCGACCGTCGGCTCCGGCGGTCGCGCAGCCACCCCGTCCACCGCGGCGAGCTCGACGAAGACGGCCGGCACCAGCGCGGCCGCCCCGGGGGACACCCCGTCCACCGCGAAGAAGGCCCCGGCGAAGAAGTCGAGCTCGGGCGGCGCGGCGAAGACGTCGTCCACCGCGAAGAAGTCGAGTTCCGGTGGGGCGGCGAAGAAGTCGTCCACCGCGAAGAAAGCCAGCTCGGGCGGGGCCGCCAAGAAGTCCTCGACCGCGAAGACGTCGTCGGCCAAGAAGGCCAGCTCGGGCGGCGCGGCGAAGAAGTCGTCCACCGCGAAGACGTCGTCGGCCAAGAAGGCCGGCTCGGGCGGAGCCGCCAAGAAGAGCTCGACCGCGAAGACGTCGTCGGCGAAGAAGGCCAGCTCGGGCGGGGCGGCCAAGAAGTCCACGGCCAAGAAGTCGACCGCGAAGAAGTCGATGGCCAAGAAGTCCTGA
- the leuD gene encoding 3-isopropylmalate dehydratase small subunit: MDKFTTHTGVGVPLRRSNVDTDQIIPAVYLKRVSRTGFEDGLFAAWRANDDFVLNQAPFRDGSVLVAGPDFGTGSSREHAVWALMDYGFRVVISSRFADIFRGNSGKGGLLAAQVSQDDVELLWKFLENNPGEQVTVDLVAKTVTAGEVVAPFEVDDYTRWRLIEGLDDIGLTMRHEQEITDFEALRPSWKPTTGAVSA; encoded by the coding sequence ATGGACAAGTTCACCACGCACACCGGCGTCGGCGTCCCGCTGCGCCGCAGCAACGTCGACACCGACCAGATCATCCCGGCCGTCTACCTCAAGCGGGTCTCGCGGACCGGCTTCGAGGACGGGCTCTTCGCCGCCTGGCGCGCCAACGACGACTTCGTGCTCAACCAGGCGCCGTTCCGGGACGGGTCGGTCCTCGTGGCCGGCCCCGACTTCGGCACCGGCTCCTCCCGTGAGCACGCCGTCTGGGCGCTCATGGACTACGGCTTCCGGGTGGTCATCTCCAGCCGCTTCGCCGACATCTTCCGCGGCAACTCCGGCAAGGGCGGCCTGCTCGCCGCGCAGGTCAGCCAGGACGACGTCGAGCTGCTGTGGAAGTTCCTGGAGAACAACCCGGGCGAGCAGGTCACCGTCGACCTCGTCGCCAAGACCGTCACCGCCGGCGAGGTGGTGGCTCCCTTCGAGGTCGACGACTACACCCGCTGGCGGCTCATCGAGGGTCTCGACGACATCGGGCTGACCATGCGTCACGAGCAGGAGATCACCGACTTCGAGGCGCTGCGCCCGAGCTGGAAGCCGACCACCGGAGCGGTCTCCGCCTGA